A single window of Toxotes jaculatrix isolate fToxJac2 chromosome 4, fToxJac2.pri, whole genome shotgun sequence DNA harbors:
- the LOC121181360 gene encoding ectonucleoside triphosphate diphosphohydrolase 7-like, whose amino-acid sequence MARITLSCLPASWYCSVSRQRLLLLLSITSALLLLGTYQTQLWGPQRRPGAKVNKYLSIAESMEATDVLNPALNYGIVVDCGSSGSRVFVYYWPPHNGNPHTLLDIRQMRDHDHKPVVKKIKPGISTLAKTPTQASDYLHPLLSFAAAHVPKNKHKETPLYILCTAGMRLLPESQQAAILEDLVTDIPLQFDFLFSSSHAEVISGKQEGVYAWIGINFVLGRFDHADEEDATVEVTTGSQNQQPISRRRTVGIMDMGGASLQIAYEVPSAITFNSPQEEEAGKSVLAEFNLGCDVEHTQHVYRVYVTTFLGFGGNMARQRYEDQLLNKTLAKNRFLTTQTGLSEDKPYLDPCLPVGLSDTVIRDNRTLYLRGQGDWARCQEAVQPFLGLRNGTMSPGGVYQAPINFSNSEFYGFSEFYYCMEDVLRIGGQYNSEKYSRAAADYCSTKWSTLKQRLDNQLFAQQADINRLKYQCFKSAWMYEVLHSGFRFPVDYRSLKTAQLVYDKEVQWTLGAILFKTRFLPLRDLQQETLRQSHPSWLRSSFVYNHHLFSLCILVVVLAILLYILRLRRIHQREQRQAEALNLLWAEEGEALLP is encoded by the exons ATGGCAAG gaTCACTTTGTCCTGCCTGCCGGCCTCTTGGTACTGCAGCGTGTCCAgacagaggctgctgctgctgctctccatcacctccgctctcctcctcctggggACCTACCAAACGCAGCTATGGGGCCCCCAGCGACGGCCTGGGGCCAAAGTCAACAA GTACCTCTCCATCGCAGAGTCTATGGAGGCCACTGATGTCCTCAACCCTGCTCTGAACTATGGCATCGTGGTGGACTGCGGCAGCAGCGGCTCTCGGGTCTTCGTGTACTACTGGCCCCCCCATAACGGGAACCCCCACACCCTGCTGGACATCCGACAGATGAGGGACCACGACCACAAGCCTGTGGTGAAGAAGATCAAACCTG GCATCTCCACTCTGGCGAAGACACCGACGCAGGCCAGTGACtacctccatcctctcctcagCTTCGCTGCTGCTCACGTCCCgaagaacaaacacaaggaGACGCCGCTCTACATCCTCTGTACCGCTGGCATGAGGCTGCTGCCTGAGAG CCAACAGGCAGCTATCCTGGAGGACCTGGTCACTGATATTCCCCTGCAGTTTGACTTCCTGTTTTCCAGCTCACATGCTGAGGTCATCTCCGGGAAACAGGAAG GAGTGTACGCGTGGATTGGCATTAACTTTGTGCTGGGCCGCTTCGATCACGCTGACGAGG AGGACGCCACAGTCGAGGTGACAACTGGGTCTCAGAAccagcagccaatcagcaggCGGCGCACAGTGGGAATCATGGATATGGGTGGAGCTTCGCTGCAGATTGCCTATGAGGTGCCCAGTGCCATCACCTTCAACTCACCACAAGAG GAGGAGGCAGGGAAGAGTGTTCTGGCGGAGTTTAATCTGGGCTGTGATGTTGAGCACACGCAACACGTGTACCGAGTCTATGTCACCACGTTCCTCGGCTTCGGAGGGAACATGGCCAGGCAGCGCTACGAGGACCAGCTGCTCAACAAGACACTCGCCAAGAACAG GTTTCTAACCACACAGACGGGCCTGAGCGAGGACAAGCCGTACCTGGATCCGTGTCTCCCCGTCGGTCTGTCGGACACGGTTATCAGGGACAACCGCACCTTGTACCTGCGGGGTCAGGGTGACTGGGCTCGGTGTCAGGAGGCTGTGCAACCCTTCCTGGGCCTCCGCAATGGCACCATGTCCCCAGGGGGCGTATATCAG gctCCCATCAACTTCAGCAACAGCGAGTTCTACGGCTTTTCCGAGTTTTATTACTGTATGGAGGATGTGCTGAGGATAGGAGGACAGTACAACAGTGAGAAATATTCCCGAGCTGCCGCG gACTACTGCTCCACCAAGTGGTCAACACTGAAACAGCGTCTGGACAACCAGCTTTTCGCCCAGCAGGCCGACATCAACAGACTCAA GTATCAGTGCTTCAAGTCGGCCTGGATGTACGAGGTGTTGCACTCTGGTTTCCGTTTCCCCGTTGACTACCGGAGTCTGAAAACAGCCCAGCTGGTTTATGACAAGGAGGTCCAGTGGACTCTGGGAGCCATCCTTTTCAAAACCCGCTTCCTGCCCCTCAG GGACCTGCAGCAGGAAACGTTACGGCAGAGCCACCCCAGCTGGCTGCGCTCCTCCTTCGTCTACAACCACCACCTCTTCTCGCTCTGCATCCTGGTCGTAGTTCTGGCCATCCTGCTCTACATCCTTCGCCTGCGGAGGATCCACCAGCGGGAGCAGCGTCAGGCCGAGGCCCTGAACCTCCTCTGGGCCGAGGAGGGAGAGGCCCTCCTCCCCTGA